In a genomic window of Pedobacter sp. KBS0701:
- a CDS encoding nucleoside deaminase — translation MENQHQEYMQMAIDLSVQNVSESIGGPFGAVVVKDGKLIAKSANKVTSTNDPTAHAEVSAIRLACTELNTFDLSGCVIYTSCEPCPMCLGAIYWAKIDTIYYANTKADAENIGFSDKFIYEELDKPMEKRSLPVIQLMRDEALSAFKLWETSAMRVDY, via the coding sequence ATGGAGAATCAACATCAGGAATATATGCAGATGGCAATAGACCTATCTGTACAGAATGTAAGCGAAAGTATTGGCGGGCCTTTTGGCGCTGTGGTGGTGAAAGATGGCAAGTTGATTGCTAAATCGGCCAATAAGGTAACTTCAACCAACGATCCTACGGCACATGCCGAGGTTTCGGCCATTCGGTTAGCTTGTACCGAATTGAATACATTCGATTTAAGTGGCTGTGTAATTTATACCAGTTGCGAACCTTGCCCTATGTGTTTGGGTGCTATTTATTGGGCAAAAATTGATACCATTTATTATGCAAATACCAAGGCAGATGCCGAAAACATTGGTTTTAGTGATAAGTTTATTTATGAAGAATTAGATAAACCGATGGAAAAAAGAAGCCTTCCGGTAATCCAACTGATGCGGGATGAAGCTTTGTCGGCTTTTAAGCTATGGGAAACTTCTGCAATGCGGGTAGATTATTAA